gaacctccatattgttttccaaagtggctctaccagcttgcattcccaccaacagtgtaagaggattcccttttctccatatcctaaccaacatttgttgtttcctgtcttgttaattttttccattctaactggtttaaggtggtatctcattgtggttttgatttgtatttccctgacggctagagatgttgagcattttttcttgtgtctgttggccatttgtatgtcttctttggagaagtgtctgttcatgtcgtCTGCcaatttcttgactggattatttgtttttggggtgttgagtttcataaattctttgtagatcttggataccagccctttatctgtaatgtcatttgcaaatatcttctacgattccgtgggttgcctcttagtttcattgactgtttcctttgttgtgcaaaagctttttatcttgatgaagtcccaaaatttcatttttgcttttgtttcccttgcctttagagacatgtcttgaaagaagtcactgtggccgatgttgaagaggttactgcctatgttctcctctaggattttggtggattcctgtctcacattgaagtctttcattcattatgagtttatctttgtgcatgctgtaagagaatggtccagctTCATTGTTCTTcaagtggctgtccaattttcccagcaccatttattgaagagactgtcttttttccattggatattctttcctgatttgtcaaagattagttgaccatagagctgagggtccgtttctggattccctattctgttccattgatctatgtgtctatttttgtgccagtaccatgctgtcttgatgatcacagctttgtaatatagcttgaagtcagtgtgatgcccccagctttggttttctttttcaacattcccctggcaatttggggtcttctctggttccataccaaatttaggattgttccagctctgtgacaaATGTCGATGTTACTTTGATAAGGATTGCAGtaaaagtatagattgctctgggcagcatagacattttaacaatgaccaatccatgagcatagaatactttcccatttctttgcgtcttcctcaatttctttcataagtgttctgtagacATTGAccattgttagattttcttgttggatagaccctttaagtatggtatagtgtccctctacatctcttactacagtctttagtttaaaatctaatttgtctgatatgagggttgctaccccaggtttcttttgaggtccattgtcatggtaaatatttctccatacccttactttcaatctggaggtagCTTTAgggtcaaaatgagtctcttgtagacagcatatggatgggtcctgcttttttttttttttttaatgattttttattatattatgttagtcaccatacagtacatccccggtttctgatgtaaagttcgatgattcattagctgtgtataacacccagtgcaccatgcaatatgtgccctccttactacccatcaccggtctatcccattccctcacccccctctcctctgagggGGTCCTGCTTTTTTTATCTAATCTGAaacattgtttcttttgttgggAACATTCAGCCCATTCACATTGatagtaactattgaaagatatgaatttagtgccattttattacttttaaagtcACTGCTTCaatagattgtctctgttaatttctggtctatactactcttggggtctttcttcatttatagaatcccccttaatattttttggaaggctggcttggtggtcacatattccttcggtttctgcctgtcctggaagctcttttcctctccatccattctgaatgacagccgtGATGGGGATCAAATTCTTGGCTGCctattcttctcatttagtaccctgaatatgtcttgccagcccttgcTGGCTTGCCAGGTGTCTGTGGATAAGTCTGATTGTTCTGACGTTCTTCCCTGtctatgtaagaaatctcttctcccagctgctctcaggatagcttTCATggctctgagatttgcaagtttcactattatatatcagggtgttgatctatttttattgattttgggaggggacCTCTCTGCCCTTTGGACATgagtgcttgtttccttccccagattagggaagttttcagctacgatttggtccaatataccttctagtcctctctccaCCCTTTTGGGGATCCCACTAATTCTAACAGtggaatgtttcatggcatcattgatCTATTTTCATGGGCTACTAGCTGCTTGCCCTATTTTCCTcggtttccttcctttctatcagcttaCCTTCTAGATCGCTGATTcaatcttctgcctcatttaccctcaCTGTGCGattatccagtttagactgcatctcattcatggcatttttaagttcagcctgattagatcccATTTATGCCTGTAGAGATACTATGttgtcactaatgcttttttcaagccttcatgattgctatcctgaattctatttctgacaCCTTGCTTACACCcacatccattagttctgtggcagaggacactGTCTCTAGTTCTTTTCTTTGTCAAGGGTTCCTTCTCCTAGTCATTCTCTCAAGGGATGGTTGAACAAATGAACAGAATCCAAAATATCAACCAAGACCCAAGCAAAATGCACCCCAGAAAAAATCGGAAGTGGTAGGAAGCTACCACAGATATGCAAACAAAGCCAAGAtgatccaaaacaataaaaaaaggggggaacaGAGATTATAATTTCTcagggtggacaaagcagggagATCTGCCTGCTCCTGATTGATTTTTGTTCTGTGTGTCAGAAGACACTATAATCCAAAATTACAATAAACCAGaacttatatatatatcaagataaaattgaatagagtgataAATGGACTAGTATGgggcataaatctataaaatgtaggtgtgaaaaaataaaagttaaaaagctaCTTAAAAACATTACTTGGGAAATGACTGTACTTGAAATGggaacaaggtaaaaaaaaaaagaaaagaaaagaaaagaaagaaaagaaacaaaaaagaaatgtaaaatttcagcCTGAAGTATAAATGAATCAGGAAGGAACACTAGGAgctccctatattattttcccatGGTGCTGAAGTTTTACAGTCTTGTGGGAAATAACCTATGGTTCACCtgttccagtctgtcttctgggggaggggcctgctgttgGGCTTCTCAGGCATCTTTGCCTGGGTGTAGTTGCcccaccccttgccagggggaTGGGTTTGATGTGAGTTGGTCATctgtttgtttggcttttgttccctggtggctctctgcttctctttagAGGGTCAGAGCAAATATGGCTGTGCGGGAATCTCTGGCCCAGAGTCACAAGGTAGCAGTCCCCTTTTCTCAATAAACCCTCCAGGTTAAACCTTCTCCACTTCTGTGTGTACCAAACTCCACAGACTCTCACTATTCATGCCTGCTGTAACTCTCCCAGGGGAATTCTGGGGACCCACCAGCATCTCaaagctttgtgactttgcaatTGCTAGTGGCCCTGGAGTTGGCTATACACCCTCTTCCTCAGCTCCCAGGTCATGGCTGGGTGTGGCCCCAGTGTTCTGAGAGCTGTTGCCCTGTCATGGGTACAAGTCATTCTATATCTCCCCTGGGGCATTAAACAGCCCACAACTTCTAGTCTTTTCATGGTGGTCAGGCAGAAAGTGGTTGCCCTATCAGCCTGGCTTGAGTTTTATGATGACTGGAGATGAGAGTCCcttctgggctcactgaccataacTGGTCTCCGTGCTCCATTGCGTGGGCACTTTATCAGTTCAGGCTCCCCCCATACTTTCTGAGTTTCCTGGAATCCTGAGACCACAGtgatccacctagaattctgccctatTTATCCCTTCTGCCTTTTTCAGacagggatgtctctcactggagcagatttctaagagtcctgattttgtgctctggtgttatatcacttcCTGGtggccagcttatggaggctccctcccctctccatttATCCgatatttcccccaaagattcaaaatgactttcaaaaagtagtcatttttctgcttgtagagatccagataaatCTTCTTACAACGCAGGttgaatttgtgtgtgttcagCATGGTTTGATAGGTATCCAGCTAAATTTatgggaccagatgaaacaaggTCCCCTTCTCTGCTGCCTTCTTCCCTAAACCCCACTGCATTTTATTCTTAATCAAAGTTATGTGATggagcaccagggtggctcaataggttaagtctctgattcttgattttggcttaggtcatgatctcaaggttgtgagatcaagcccggagtcaggctccacgctcagcatggaacctgctttCCTCTCTCGGCCTTTCCCCCTTCttgggctctgtctctctctcaaataaataaatgaatctttaaaaaaagttatgtgaTTTAGCACATACATATGAGtcaacatttatttacatatttacttatataacataaaatgtaaaataaaaataatatacaatatgattttttattacactagcatacttttttttcaattctcaAGACAAAGAAGTACATTGATATTTTAATTGCAACTTCccacttttaaatatctttatttaaaaacaatagagATTGTGTATCAGGACACAAAATGCCAGGTAAAGGTAAAATCCCAAAGAAGACATCGTATAATTGTTTTGAACTTTTCAAGATTttacagaaaatcaaatataagAACAAAATATACTACACAGATGTGGAAATAATTAAGTCTCCATGATCTAATACATAAAGTTgattaaaataatctttcaaatatttgctacatttaaatggaagaagaggagaaaggggtcAAATTTGAGAATTCTtacaatggaacagaaaaataaagttttagtatTGAAAGGGAAGGCATTATTGAGAAACAAGAACTAATGTAACCATCATGACACTTCAGAAAGAAGTGAAAGGACAAATACGACTATATATTGGAGGCTGCAATAGTAAAATTGGGACCCAATCTAAGCACTTCCTTTGCAATTTTCCTTATTAACTTTCCTTATATATCTCATTATGATTCTATTTGAATAAAGACAGAACTCTTTGTAGCAAGTTCTTAAATGCTTGCTTTACCTGCTGGTTCCTTAGAGTATAAATGAAGGGGTTCAAAAGTGGAGCAACGGAAGTATTGAGAATTGCCACTCCCTTCATTAAGGATATCCTCTGCTTGACTGAGGGCTTCATGTACATGAAGATGCAGCTGCCATATGAGAGGGAGATGACAATCATGTGAGAAGAACAGGTGGAGAAAGCCTTTTTTCTCTGGTTGGCAGAAGGAATTTTTAGAATTGTCAGGGCAATATACATGTATGATAGAATCACTAATGCCAAAGTGACCAGCAGAGTCACCAAAGCTAAGATGAAGCTCATCATTTCCAACACGTGTGTATCGGTGCAGGAGATTTGCAAGAGGGGAGCAGTGTCACAATAGAAGTGATCAATGATATTGGAGCCACAGAACTCCAGGCTTAAGCCTAAGATGAGTCCTGGAAAGATGATGAGGAAACCAGTGACCCAAGAGCTAAGGACTAGCTGGATACAGATTTTGCTGCTCATAATGGTTGTATAATGCAGGGGCTTGCAAATGGCAACATAACGATCATAGGACATGACAGCCAGGAGATAAAATTCGGAGGCACCGAGAAGGAAGGCAAAAAATAACTGAGTTGCACAACAGTTATAGGAAATGGTTTTGTCACCGGTTGCCATGCTTACAAGCAATTTGGGGATGCAGACTGTTGTGTAagaaatttctaagaaagaaaaatttcgaagaaagaaatacatagggGTCTTTAGATGAGAATCCAGCAAAGTGAGGGTAATGATAACTAAGTTGCCTGAGATGCTGAGCAAGTAGGTTAGGAGTAGGAAGATAAATAGCACCATCTTCAATTTGGGGTCCTCTGTCAATCCTGCTAAGATAAACACTGTCACGGTTGTACGGTTTTCCATCGTGACCTCCTGATATGCTTCTGCTCTGGTAAAAATATCGAGGAAAAAAATACGTACAGGTAGCAATGGTAAAATATGAAGATAACCACGTCAAAATACCAGTAATTGCTATTGATCGTACATACAAATGGGGCACTTTTTTGAAATGATTAAGGTAAGCTAAACTCTAACAAAAGCAGTTACTTTGCTTTCGAGGAAAGACAAATGTTTTCTACAAATCTGATGAAATAAAAGCTGTCTCATAAATCATCTTTATAGTCTGGCTTAGATTTATGGTAATGAGGTGAAGAAATGTGAAAAcaattatttcctcttcttttcagtATGTAAGCACTGAAATGTCCCAGTACTTATACTCAGCCTATTGACTATATAAATATCATTGCCTCAAGGAACTGACCGTGAGTGCAACAGAGAAATAAGATGACATATGAATGTTTAAGACGGCTGAAAACAGAAATCCAGCCTATGGTTTAAGATCACCCTGGAAGTAATCTGATGTAACAGCTGTAGCTCTTCCGCGGCTGGGCCTGGGCCACACCTACTCAGCTACCAAACACTCTTTCTTGGTCCTATCTGAattttttattcctataaatcaGTGTAGTGTGTTTTGTCTCTATtccatctcttcatttcttcacttttatCATCTCCTATGCTAATATTAAATTTATCTGATTGTATAGTAAAACTGACTGGAACTTCTTCTGCTTATAGTTCTGAAAACAGGAAGAGAATAGCACAGTGAAATGCAAAAGACAGTGAAtaaggattcagagaaaggggaaatgaaatagggaagacagagaaggaagacaaaagaagtagaaaagaagTAAGAGAGTAGGGGAAGAccataaagagaaaaacttaCCATTAAGATCGGAGTTTTCTTCAGATGAGACAGTGACTGGTATTTAGTTTTTGGCTTCTTACCTGATGTGTAGAAATGAGTTACAGCAAAGCTGTAAGgagaatacagagaagaaactctAGCAAATTCTACTCTGATGATCGGTCACTTGGCAAGTGTTCAGACACTTGCAGGTAATACTGACTGCCCCCAAATAATATGGTAAGTCAAAAGCCGAGCCAATTCAAATGGATTGAAAATTATATAAGCTCTCATTAAACTAAATGTCATGAAAACTCCTGGGCATTAACATTTCATCCCTTGAGGATGAGTTTCTTGTTTGATGACTTCATTATCAGTCATGCTTCTTTAAGGACTTCATTATGAATATGAAAcacttattaaacatttttttttagtttcaggggtagaagtTAGTGATTCTTCagctgcatacaacacccagtgctcattacatcaaatgtcctccttaatgcccatcacctagttaccccattcccctacccatctcccctctagGAATCCTCAGTTTGCTCCCTATAGTttatagtctcttatggtttgcctccagagcggctgcaccagatTGCATTCTTCATGAACCTATAAAAATTGTTTACATTACCGCCAATGTAAACAATTGTTATAAGTTCATGGAGAATGCATTGTTTTATACTGAGGAGTCAAAGAAGTCAATGTCCCTGCCTATCGTGCTTTACCAATATATTGAAGAGACAGAATTTGTGAACGAATATAGCAAGGTACAATGTGCCATAAACTTAATGGTAGATGAGACTCATTCTTACTATGGGGCTTAGGGGTTGAGAGAGATTAATAAGAATGGACGCttaaaaaacccaacaaagaCGGATCCAAAGGTAAGCAGCGGAGAGGGACTAGGAAGTAGAGTACGGCATTTTAGGCAGGATAAACAGTGCGAAAAAAGTATACAAGAATGAAACTCATGAATTAATAAGAATTTATTGGGGAGAGTACAATAACAGTTTTCTCTAGGGATATTTAAGGTTCTAGAGATCCCGGCTATTAACGCCGAAGTATAATAATATCTTCCTAGTACTTAACACACATTGTCCCAAGCCTAAGGGACAATTTCTGAGGCAACTAATTGTATTATAACGGCTCCTGTCATTTGGGTCAAAAACAAAGCCATCACCCCCACAAGAATTTTATTCAAATCAGACCTAGTTTTTCTCCTGGTCCCCAACTCCCTAGAT
The window above is part of the Ursus arctos isolate Adak ecotype North America unplaced genomic scaffold, UrsArc2.0 scaffold_26, whole genome shotgun sequence genome. Proteins encoded here:
- the LOC113257339 gene encoding olfactory receptor 6C76-like, which codes for MENRTTVTVFILAGLTEDPKLKMVLFIFLLLTYLLSISGNLVIITLTLLDSHLKTPMYFFLRNFSFLEISYTTVCIPKLLVSMATGDKTISYNCCATQLFFAFLLGASEFYLLAVMSYDRYVAICKPLHYTTIMSSKICIQLVLSSWVTGFLIIFPGLILGLSLEFCGSNIIDHFYCDTAPLLQISCTDTHVLEMMSFILALVTLLVTLALVILSYMYIALTILKIPSANQRKKAFSTCSSHMIVISLSYGSCIFMYMKPSVKQRISLMKGVAILNTSVAPLLNPFIYTLRNQQVKQAFKNLLQRVLSLFK